A genomic region of Aureimonas populi contains the following coding sequences:
- a CDS encoding DUF2312 domain-containing protein, whose amino-acid sequence MMDASTVAQDQLRSFVERIERLEEEKKTIADDIKDVYAEAKGNGFDTKVLRKVISLRKQDQNERQEQEAILDLYLQALGMQPGPSE is encoded by the coding sequence ATGATGGATGCAAGCACGGTCGCCCAGGACCAGCTTCGTTCCTTCGTGGAGCGCATCGAGCGCCTCGAGGAAGAGAAGAAGACCATCGCGGACGACATCAAGGATGTCTATGCAGAGGCGAAGGGCAACGGCTTCGACACCAAGGTCCTGCGCAAGGTGATTTCACTGCGCAAGCAGGACCAGAACGAGCGGCAGGAGCAGGAGGCGATTCTCGACCTCTATCTGCAGGCGCTCGGGATGCAGCCCGGCCCTTCCGAATAG
- a CDS encoding MucR family transcriptional regulator: protein MEQSESTDNNEMLMELTAEVVAAYVSNNSLPVSDLPALISDVYGALGRTTAAPQAPQAEKPKPAVPVKKSVTDDYIICLEDGKKFKSLKRHLMTHYNLSPEEYREKWDLPADYPMVAPNYAAARSRLAKQMGLGHKRRRAR, encoded by the coding sequence ATGGAACAGAGCGAAAGCACCGATAACAACGAGATGCTGATGGAGCTGACGGCCGAGGTCGTGGCCGCCTATGTCAGCAACAACTCGCTGCCCGTTTCCGATCTCCCCGCGCTCATTTCCGACGTCTATGGCGCGCTCGGCCGCACCACGGCCGCCCCGCAGGCGCCGCAGGCGGAGAAGCCCAAGCCCGCCGTGCCGGTCAAGAAGTCGGTGACGGACGATTACATCATCTGTCTCGAGGACGGGAAGAAGTTCAAGTCGCTCAAGCGCCATCTCATGACGCATTACAACCTCTCGCCGGAGGAATACCGCGAGAAGTGGGACCTGCCGGCGGATTACCCGATGGTGGCGCCGAACTACGCGGCGGCCCGCTCGCGCCTCGCCAAGCAGATGGGCCTCGGCCACAAGCGCCGCCGCGCGCGCTGA
- a CDS encoding DUF1244 domain-containing protein: protein MDEDRRTLELEAAVFRRLRDHLRARPDVQNIDLMNLAGFCRNCLSNWYADASLAAGEPLDKARAREIVYGMPYEEWREKHQREASAEQQAAFSAAKPDH from the coding sequence ATGGATGAAGATCGCAGAACGCTGGAGCTGGAGGCGGCCGTCTTCCGCCGGCTGCGCGACCATTTGCGCGCGCGGCCCGACGTGCAGAACATCGACCTGATGAATCTCGCCGGCTTCTGCCGCAACTGCCTGTCGAACTGGTATGCGGACGCCTCCCTGGCCGCCGGGGAGCCGCTGGACAAGGCGCGTGCGCGCGAGATCGTCTACGGCATGCCTTACGAGGAGTGGCGCGAGAAGCACCAGCGCGAGGCCAGCGCGGAGCAGCAGGCCGCCTTTTCGGCCGCCAAGCCGGATCATTGA